The following proteins are encoded in a genomic region of Reichenbachiella sp.:
- a CDS encoding alpha-galactosidase, which translates to MKKAIITFIFLIATVALQAHERKKDQSPSLSNDLIGFALQIDNEQLTSEHFKIEKSDLTLKSDGNFAVSIVWTDWIAPGMSNNAENPVTLTKEDFTIVNYKQNDLQLDLFLSGKSTSLQVKIQYELQQGKSYIRRKIAIRDSLFEKHFLHKISAYDAHWKSSSFTRPLKEGGFGQPVAVTFGDNGFYAGLEYPASTNFVKQESDSIFNLTCSRLIGQKITNEWIESEWVVIGLTPGRGVKKAFMSYLDDIKIEPNRPFTLYNSWYDLRGEKYPVGSYVKALQDEDYMTEANVLRLYELFQRDFAEKHDVELDAFVLDDGWDVYESDWVLNKNEFPNGLKPLKEEFERNNTSLGLWFGPSGGYSARMKRIDWYRNNGYEVVGQEKQWGGAQLCLGGKKYSQLFKKRTTEFVNQGVSYYKWDGFQFSCSEPDHGHPIGLYSQVAILDTLLSSIEAVHQINSEVYHSVTSGTWLSPWWLKHAHQIWMQGEDYGLAEVPSYDSKDAAITYRDIVLYDDLQNKKFWFPVSNMMTHGIIKGKLEELYLDTSLNKFADNVVLYFARGVSMYELYTSPDMMKEEEWKVVADALKWAKDHFSTLMNTEMVGGDPGKKEAYGYVHLKGNEGIVAARNPFIGQQDLKVVLNPDFGLEPNASNLVLEKVYPYRWIAPELYAAGDSINLPLSGYETAIYEIYPLVEATEPLIAGVPFQTEYAEMDGYKVQCFGEEVPIILNKKSITSIKYENEVISFDQLPRQEKVKRAWVSDFKGEWDKDTINIWCEINENIKEASLAFLFSSADDAPGWLPEVKFELENKQVPSKFNGKSLEATTEPLQISSGWYSIPIEAGKHALKLIQDIDSWKGKVEVWAIGTVYKPGVQLEIKMRGKTQSRTMVPVVMENGIMLEKVKLGEILIR; encoded by the coding sequence ATGAAAAAAGCCATAATTACATTCATATTTCTTATTGCTACAGTAGCGCTCCAGGCGCACGAGAGGAAAAAAGATCAATCACCTTCGTTAAGCAATGATTTGATCGGATTTGCACTGCAAATCGACAATGAACAACTGACCAGCGAGCATTTCAAAATTGAAAAAAGTGATCTGACACTCAAATCAGATGGTAATTTTGCTGTTTCTATAGTTTGGACCGATTGGATAGCTCCTGGCATGAGCAACAATGCTGAAAACCCCGTCACATTGACTAAAGAAGATTTTACCATTGTTAATTATAAGCAAAATGATCTGCAGCTTGATCTTTTTCTTAGTGGAAAATCGACCTCTCTGCAAGTAAAAATCCAATATGAATTACAACAGGGTAAGTCCTATATCAGAAGAAAAATAGCTATTAGAGATTCACTTTTTGAGAAGCATTTCTTGCATAAAATAAGTGCCTACGATGCCCATTGGAAAAGCTCATCATTTACAAGACCATTGAAAGAAGGCGGATTTGGACAACCGGTCGCAGTAACCTTTGGAGATAATGGATTTTACGCAGGACTTGAATATCCTGCATCTACCAACTTCGTGAAGCAGGAGTCTGATTCAATATTTAATTTGACATGTAGTCGGCTCATCGGTCAAAAAATAACAAATGAATGGATTGAGAGTGAATGGGTGGTCATTGGTCTCACTCCGGGCCGAGGGGTGAAAAAAGCTTTTATGTCCTATCTCGACGATATCAAAATCGAGCCCAACAGACCTTTTACATTATACAATAGCTGGTATGATTTGAGAGGAGAAAAGTATCCGGTAGGGAGCTACGTGAAAGCTTTGCAAGATGAGGACTATATGACGGAAGCTAATGTGCTGCGTCTTTATGAGCTGTTTCAAAGGGACTTTGCTGAAAAACATGATGTTGAATTAGATGCATTTGTTTTAGATGACGGATGGGATGTGTATGAGAGTGATTGGGTGTTGAATAAAAATGAGTTTCCGAATGGTCTGAAACCATTGAAAGAAGAATTTGAGCGAAACAATACTTCATTGGGTTTGTGGTTTGGGCCTAGCGGAGGGTATTCTGCCAGAATGAAGAGAATTGATTGGTATCGAAACAATGGATACGAAGTAGTGGGGCAGGAAAAGCAATGGGGAGGCGCCCAGCTTTGCCTTGGTGGAAAAAAATATAGTCAACTCTTCAAAAAGCGTACAACAGAATTTGTAAACCAAGGCGTGTCCTACTACAAGTGGGATGGATTTCAGTTTTCTTGCAGTGAGCCTGATCATGGACATCCCATTGGGTTGTATTCGCAAGTGGCTATTTTGGATACACTACTTTCTTCCATTGAGGCTGTACATCAAATAAACTCTGAAGTATACCATAGTGTTACATCCGGAACCTGGTTGAGTCCCTGGTGGCTCAAACATGCCCACCAGATTTGGATGCAGGGAGAGGACTATGGATTGGCCGAAGTGCCTTCGTATGACTCAAAAGATGCGGCTATCACCTATAGAGATATAGTGCTGTATGATGATTTGCAGAATAAGAAATTTTGGTTTCCTGTCAGCAATATGATGACCCACGGCATTATTAAAGGAAAACTGGAAGAACTCTACCTGGACACGTCTTTGAATAAATTTGCTGACAATGTAGTACTCTATTTTGCCAGAGGGGTTTCGATGTATGAGCTATACACCAGCCCGGACATGATGAAAGAGGAAGAGTGGAAGGTAGTGGCTGATGCGTTGAAATGGGCAAAAGATCATTTTAGTACTTTGATGAATACAGAGATGGTTGGGGGGGATCCAGGCAAAAAGGAAGCCTATGGTTATGTTCATTTGAAAGGTAACGAGGGAATAGTGGCCGCCCGAAACCCTTTTATTGGTCAGCAGGATTTGAAAGTGGTGTTAAATCCTGATTTTGGTCTGGAACCAAACGCTTCAAATCTGGTACTCGAGAAAGTTTATCCGTATCGTTGGATAGCTCCTGAATTGTATGCGGCCGGTGATAGTATCAATCTGCCATTAAGTGGTTATGAAACCGCAATATATGAGATCTACCCATTGGTTGAGGCAACTGAACCTTTGATAGCGGGGGTGCCCTTTCAGACAGAGTATGCAGAAATGGATGGCTACAAAGTGCAGTGCTTTGGGGAGGAGGTTCCAATTATTCTGAATAAGAAAAGCATAACCTCAATCAAATATGAGAATGAAGTCATTTCGTTTGATCAGTTGCCTAGGCAGGAAAAGGTCAAAAGGGCTTGGGTTAGTGATTTTAAGGGAGAGTGGGACAAAGATACGATCAATATATGGTGTGAAATAAATGAGAACATTAAAGAAGCCTCGTTGGCATTCCTATTTAGTTCGGCAGATGATGCTCCCGGTTGGCTGCCTGAGGTAAAATTTGAACTGGAAAACAAACAGGTTCCATCCAAATTCAACGGAAAAAGTCTGGAAGCTACAACCGAACCTCTTCAAATTTCCTCTGGTTGGTACTCCATACCGATCGAGGCGGGCAAGCATGCTCTGAAGCTGATTCAGGATATAGATTCATGGAAGGGGAAAGTGGAAGTCTGGGCCATAGGTACTGTTTATAAACCTGGAGTTCAATTAGAAATCAAAATGAGGGGAAAAACCCAGTCGAGAACTATGGTTCCGGTAGTGATGGAAAATGGGATTATGCTAGAAAAAGTAAAACTGGGAGAAATATTGATCAGATGA
- a CDS encoding alpha-N-acetylglucosaminidase: protein MKSQIIIFLIVTIFISSCDEPSSENNSNTPSEVLGRLMGQQSEIFDFELVQDDKKEWFKLSIEKERVKVQANSQIALCRGGYDYLKNECKALISWSGNNINIPEKLPAVNRKVETPYQFRYYFNVVTHGYTTAYWDWNRWEKEIDWMAVHGLDMPLIGGAHEAILARVFKKLGLSQGDIDDYFSGPAHFPWNRMGNLNGWDGPLPDSYFDKQIELTHQILDRMYALGMTPIIHAFAGFVPRGIKELYPNVEVRELGWGGGLPLENNAFILAPDSPLFVEIGRKYIEEWEKEFGKASYYLADSFNEMDVPEADNPAQQLEELAGFGKSVYESIKSANSDATWVMQGWTFPYHKDENGELFWTPERLQALVSEVPDDKLLILDMANEYNHDFWKIDPSWKMYDGFFGKKWIYSFIPNMGGKVPLNGILDTYATIPEQALQYHDRKNQVGFGFAPEGIENNEIIYELLSDMGWRETKIDLDRWIENYSTQRYGDYPEQLKLAFQQLRESCYGTFTDHPMHRYQFRPYSKPEGVEDHATVHQSDKFMLAVNTFLSCSDELKDNELFVYDAIEIVVQGLGLIADQKLLNVIDVYENGREADLDEVMEILLVIDRLLASHPNHNLQRWVDFARSWGEISSEKQYYESNAKRLITTWGGDPVNDYSGRVWSGLIRDYYVPRWINYYKDPNGNKKQEMRDWEENWIKTPGVSSINPYENPLKIAKETFAKYYQVRH from the coding sequence ATGAAAAGCCAAATTATAATTTTCTTAATAGTAACCATTTTTATCTCATCATGTGATGAGCCGTCCTCCGAAAATAATTCAAACACACCGTCCGAAGTCCTTGGGAGACTGATGGGCCAACAGTCCGAAATATTTGATTTTGAATTGGTTCAGGATGATAAGAAAGAATGGTTCAAACTAAGCATTGAAAAGGAACGCGTAAAGGTTCAGGCCAATTCTCAGATCGCATTGTGTCGAGGAGGTTATGATTATTTGAAAAATGAATGCAAGGCATTGATTAGTTGGTCTGGGAATAATATCAATATACCTGAGAAATTGCCAGCAGTCAATCGTAAAGTTGAAACTCCATATCAATTTCGGTATTATTTCAATGTAGTGACACACGGATATACCACCGCCTATTGGGATTGGAACCGCTGGGAAAAGGAGATTGATTGGATGGCTGTTCATGGATTAGATATGCCTCTAATTGGAGGAGCACATGAAGCCATATTGGCACGTGTTTTCAAAAAGTTAGGATTAAGCCAAGGAGACATTGATGATTACTTTTCAGGGCCAGCACATTTTCCTTGGAACCGAATGGGAAATTTGAATGGATGGGATGGCCCACTTCCCGATTCGTATTTTGACAAACAAATTGAGTTGACTCATCAGATATTAGATCGCATGTATGCTTTGGGAATGACCCCAATAATACATGCTTTTGCCGGCTTTGTGCCAAGAGGAATTAAGGAATTATATCCCAATGTAGAGGTTCGTGAACTAGGATGGGGTGGAGGATTACCACTTGAAAATAATGCTTTTATATTAGCACCTGACAGCCCACTTTTTGTAGAAATTGGAAGAAAGTACATCGAAGAATGGGAAAAGGAATTCGGAAAAGCCTCTTACTACCTGGCTGATAGCTTTAATGAAATGGATGTGCCTGAGGCTGATAATCCTGCTCAGCAGCTCGAAGAACTGGCTGGGTTTGGCAAATCTGTCTATGAATCAATCAAAAGTGCCAATTCGGATGCCACCTGGGTAATGCAAGGATGGACTTTCCCCTATCATAAAGATGAGAATGGTGAATTGTTTTGGACACCAGAGCGGCTTCAGGCCTTGGTGTCGGAAGTTCCGGATGACAAGCTGCTCATCCTGGATATGGCGAATGAATATAACCACGACTTTTGGAAGATTGACCCGTCATGGAAGATGTATGATGGTTTTTTTGGCAAAAAATGGATTTACTCATTCATTCCCAATATGGGGGGCAAAGTTCCGCTCAACGGAATCCTTGATACCTATGCAACCATTCCTGAGCAGGCATTGCAATACCATGATAGAAAGAACCAGGTGGGTTTTGGATTTGCACCTGAGGGCATTGAAAATAATGAAATAATCTATGAGCTACTTTCGGATATGGGTTGGAGGGAGACTAAAATTGATTTGGACAGATGGATCGAAAATTATAGTACCCAGCGATATGGCGATTATCCCGAACAATTGAAATTAGCTTTTCAGCAGCTACGTGAATCTTGCTATGGTACATTTACGGATCACCCGATGCATAGATATCAATTTAGACCTTATAGTAAACCTGAGGGAGTCGAGGATCATGCTACAGTTCATCAATCAGATAAATTCATGTTGGCCGTTAATACCTTTTTGAGTTGCTCTGATGAACTTAAAGACAATGAATTGTTTGTCTACGATGCGATAGAAATCGTTGTTCAGGGTTTAGGTCTGATTGCTGACCAAAAACTTCTTAATGTTATTGATGTATATGAAAATGGGAGGGAAGCTGATCTTGATGAGGTGATGGAAATATTGCTGGTGATAGATCGTTTGCTAGCGTCCCACCCGAATCACAATCTGCAACGGTGGGTAGATTTTGCCCGAAGCTGGGGTGAAATTAGTTCTGAGAAACAATATTATGAGTCTAATGCCAAAAGATTGATTACTACATGGGGCGGAGATCCAGTTAATGACTATTCAGGTAGAGTGTGGAGTGGGTTGATCCGGGATTACTACGTGCCCAGGTGGATCAATTATTACAAGGATCCAAATGGAAATAAAAAACAGGAAATGAGAGATTGGGAAGAAAATTGGATAAAGACACCGGGTGTGTCTTCGATTAACCCTTATGAAAATCCCTTGAAAATAGCGAAGGAAACATTCGCCAAATATTACCAAGTCAGACATTGA
- a CDS encoding DMT family transporter, with protein MNLSKSHFPQLILAIIVMSTSGVLARAMNISPELAIWVRCVIAGLALWVVLKFLKLPLWIKEPKARMIVLYSAILFGLHWVTYFYALHYSSVAIGMLSLFTYPVFTAILEPIIIKSKPKLIDIGLSFVAFFGVFFLVPDFDLTNDVTLGVVIGVVSAIAYSLRNILLKLHVQNHSGITLMFMQVVGLSVLLSPVFLLGDVTFQLDMIIVDWWKLLTLGLFTTALGHTLFVVSFKNFSITVISILSTLTPLIGIGLGYLFLDELPQGNVWIGGCLISVAVLVESIKSVKK; from the coding sequence GTGAATCTATCAAAAAGTCACTTTCCTCAACTCATATTGGCAATTATAGTGATGAGTACCTCTGGCGTACTCGCGCGTGCTATGAACATTTCTCCTGAACTCGCGATTTGGGTAAGGTGTGTGATTGCAGGTTTGGCCTTATGGGTTGTGTTGAAGTTTTTGAAGCTTCCATTGTGGATCAAAGAGCCAAAGGCTCGCATGATAGTTTTGTATAGTGCCATACTCTTTGGTTTGCATTGGGTCACCTACTTTTATGCCTTACATTATTCAAGTGTGGCCATTGGTATGTTATCCCTATTTACTTATCCGGTTTTTACCGCCATCTTAGAGCCAATCATTATAAAATCTAAGCCTAAACTGATTGACATAGGACTTTCTTTTGTGGCCTTCTTTGGTGTTTTCTTTTTAGTTCCTGATTTCGACTTGACCAATGATGTTACTTTAGGAGTGGTGATAGGTGTGGTCTCAGCAATTGCTTACTCTTTAAGGAATATCTTGTTGAAGCTTCATGTACAAAACCATTCAGGCATCACCTTGATGTTTATGCAAGTGGTTGGGCTTTCGGTATTGCTTAGTCCTGTTTTCCTTTTAGGAGATGTTACCTTTCAATTGGATATGATCATTGTAGACTGGTGGAAACTACTGACGCTTGGACTGTTTACAACTGCATTAGGTCATACACTCTTCGTGGTGTCGTTCAAAAATTTCTCCATCACAGTGATCAGTATTTTAAGTACACTGACCCCACTTATAGGTATTGGTCTGGGTTATCTGTTTTTGGATGAATTGCCACAGGGTAATGTTTGGATTGGGGGATGCCTGATCTCGGTCGCAGTACTCGTTGAGTCTATAAAATCAGTTAAAAAGTAA